The genomic interval GCCATTCATCACCTTTATCTTAGATATTTCTTATTATAACGTTTTACATACTCTATAGCAATAGTTAATCGGTATACCTATGCCATCTTAATATATGAATACTTGATAATCTATCTCTATATATAATAAGTTGCTGTATACAATCGTTAATTGCATACAACAGCTGTTGTTTTTAACCCTTGTTAGCTCCTGCTGATAGTCCCTCAACAAGATATTTCTGTAAGAATAAATATAATAATGCTACTGGTGCTGCCACAATAACTGAACCTGCAGCAAACATGGTAAAATTATTGTTTGCCTGACCATTAATAAGTTCGTATAATCCCACTGCCAAGGTTTTCTTTTCATCTGAAGATATCAAAAAGCTAGGTAAAATAAAATCAAACCAAGGTGCCATGAATTGAGTTACCGCAACGAAAGTTAATATAGGAGACATTAATGGCAGTATGATTCTCTTGAATGTCTGATATTTGGTTGCCCCATCAATATATGCTGCTTCGTCAAGAGATATAGGTACATTCTTCAAATAACCTTTAACAAGCCATGTATTATAAGGTATCTGACCAGTGGCATATATGAGAACAAGTGCCAATGGTTGGTCTAACAATCCAAAATTCAAAAATAGTACATATATTGCTATCATCCCCATGAAAGATGGAAACATCTGCAGAATAAGTATTGATAACAGCCCAAATTTCTTGCCTGCAAATTTCAATCTGGCGAACACATATCCCATTGTCCCAGTAAGCACAACTGATACAGCCATATTTATTACTGCAATTGTTAGCGTATTGAGATACCATTGTTTGTACTTTGTTTCTTCAAATAATCTAATATAATTACTTAAGGAAGGATTTCTTGGAATTGCACTAGCAGTTGCA from Vallitalea longa carries:
- a CDS encoding sugar ABC transporter permease, which gives rise to MTVLTNRKKNNKTFVDYVKEVLAYIGIYSVLLIFAFVILYPVIWIVGSSFTKGSSLATASAIPRNPSLSNYIRLFEETKYKQWYLNTLTIAVINMAVSVVLTGTMGYVFARLKFAGKKFGLLSILILQMFPSFMGMIAIYVLFLNFGLLDQPLALVLIYATGQIPYNTWLVKGYLKNVPISLDEAAYIDGATKYQTFKRIILPLMSPILTFVAVTQFMAPWFDFILPSFLISSDEKKTLAVGLYELINGQANNNFTMFAAGSVIVAAPVALLYLFLQKYLVEGLSAGANKG